One Sulfurimonas sp. C5 genomic region harbors:
- a CDS encoding flagellar assembly protein A: MISFAPITKKTVSIPKTLGNVAKEKNISIKSIDFTLETYETCIRRKGLEKDIVLEDTSNLDEEMLFDKNVRIYQRYDIKISPSDLDTSTYKISLAANKQKTKVIAVIKAGSVFAKDDNLAQKLLNEIWHKKLSAGFLVGVFETGLQKQLEKLSQILPYGKKLPKDVKFTVATSLDPISPNNGKLEKLYLREDEEKNYIDGVKKGEIILRYTKPKNGRGGRSCEGIYIPEGQAEDFTIPEVDETIVLKENKDYIEFYANDNGFVEYTNDSLKISKTIQLEGACQKTTGNLDAKDLNNEISVDIKHNREAYDDAIGAGLKVDVKDLNVNGSIGANVNISAQSINIDAQTHQKTTLSVSDKANIKLHRGDLMTDHAEIETVETGRIKANKSIHVKKVIGGELIAPKIYIDELVSNAKVIASELIEIKSIRGSNNTLIINPDKIDAYHKEKEHLEDEIRKHKEEYDEEVAFIKSKTKEHSEQIDRIKTFQKRILAAQAAGKAPTKQDMIRVREYKRKAQELQDRQDGLKYKDQAIAELKRELDRLLEQDLHAQIRTNSLYDGHTKVIFVDPQYGEEIVYMPQGKVEVISLGLDKKENRIIKT; this comes from the coding sequence ATGATTTCTTTTGCACCGATTACAAAAAAGACAGTATCGATACCAAAAACTCTCGGCAACGTTGCCAAAGAGAAAAATATTAGCATAAAAAGTATTGACTTTACACTCGAAACCTATGAAACTTGTATTCGACGAAAAGGTCTGGAAAAAGATATTGTTTTAGAGGATACAAGTAATCTTGATGAAGAGATGTTATTTGATAAAAACGTAAGAATCTATCAACGCTACGATATAAAAATATCTCCTTCCGATCTGGATACATCTACTTATAAAATAAGCTTGGCAGCAAACAAGCAAAAAACAAAAGTGATAGCCGTAATAAAAGCGGGAAGCGTGTTTGCCAAAGATGATAATTTAGCGCAAAAACTTTTAAATGAGATATGGCACAAAAAACTCTCGGCAGGCTTTTTGGTAGGTGTCTTTGAAACAGGTTTACAAAAACAGTTAGAAAAACTCTCTCAAATTTTACCTTACGGTAAAAAACTCCCAAAAGATGTAAAATTCACTGTAGCGACAAGTCTTGATCCAATTTCACCCAACAATGGAAAACTTGAAAAACTTTATCTTCGCGAAGATGAAGAGAAAAATTATATAGACGGCGTGAAAAAAGGCGAGATTATACTACGCTATACAAAACCGAAAAATGGTCGTGGCGGACGTTCTTGTGAAGGTATTTATATTCCAGAAGGTCAAGCTGAAGACTTCACTATTCCTGAAGTTGACGAAACTATTGTTCTCAAAGAGAATAAAGACTATATTGAGTTTTACGCCAATGATAACGGTTTTGTCGAATATACTAACGATTCTCTTAAAATCTCTAAAACGATCCAACTCGAAGGTGCCTGCCAGAAAACAACAGGTAATTTAGATGCAAAAGACCTTAACAATGAAATCAGTGTTGACATTAAACATAACAGAGAAGCATATGATGATGCAATTGGAGCGGGTTTAAAAGTTGATGTAAAAGACTTAAATGTTAATGGCAGTATCGGAGCAAACGTAAATATATCTGCACAAAGTATAAATATTGATGCACAGACACATCAAAAAACAACACTATCAGTTTCAGATAAAGCAAATATAAAACTTCATAGAGGCGATCTCATGACAGACCATGCAGAGATTGAAACTGTAGAAACAGGAAGAATTAAAGCAAATAAATCTATCCATGTAAAAAAAGTTATCGGTGGAGAACTCATTGCCCCTAAAATATATATAGATGAACTGGTTTCCAATGCAAAAGTTATAGCTTCAGAACTTATAGAGATCAAAAGTATCAGAGGTTCAAATAATACTTTAATCATTAATCCTGATAAAATTGATGCTTACCATAAAGAAAAAGAACATCTTGAGGATGAGATTCGAAAACATAAAGAAGAGTATGATGAAGAGGTTGCTTTCATAAAATCAAAAACTAAAGAGCACTCAGAGCAAATCGATAGAATCAAGACATTTCAAAAACGTATTTTAGCGGCTCAAGCTGCTGGAAAAGCACCAACAAAACAGGATATGATCAGAGTTAGAGAATACAAAAGAAAAGCGCAAGAATTACAAGATAGACAAGACGGGCTTAAATATAAAGACCAGGCTATAGCCGAATTAAAACGTGAACTCGACAGGTTACTTGAACAAGATTTACACGCTCAAATAAGAACCAACTCACTCTATGACGGACACACGAAAGTGATATTTGTCGATCCTCAATATGGAGAAGAGATAGTCTATATGCCGCAAGGGAAGGTCGAAGTTATTTCCCTTGGACTCGATAAAAAAGAAAATAGGATAATTAAGACCTAA
- a CDS encoding DUF523 domain-containing protein, which produces MKKKVIISACLLGDFCRYDGKTKKFDSIINYFNKYEIIPFCPEAPLFGTPRERINVVEIDGKKRIITDETNKDVTALLTEEIEAFIKQNENVDAIVLKSKSPSCGYKTTPILDENKKILRNENGIAAEVFESHYKALKIKDELNFRDF; this is translated from the coding sequence ATGAAGAAAAAAGTGATTATTTCGGCGTGTTTATTAGGTGACTTTTGTCGTTATGACGGAAAAACAAAAAAATTCGATTCAATTATAAACTATTTTAATAAGTATGAGATTATCCCTTTTTGTCCCGAGGCACCATTGTTTGGTACTCCAAGAGAAAGGATAAATGTTGTCGAAATCGATGGAAAAAAAAGGATAATAACCGATGAAACAAATAAGGATGTAACAGCTCTCTTAACAGAAGAGATCGAAGCATTTATAAAACAAAATGAAAATGTTGATGCAATAGTCTTAAAATCAAAATCACCATCTTGCGGTTATAAAACCACACCGATTTTAGACGAAAATAAAAAAATTTTGAGGAACGAAAATGGCATAGCTGCAGAGGTTTTTGAAAGCCACTATAAAGCCCTAAAAATCAAAGATGAGTTAAATTTTAGGGATTTTTAG
- the alaS gene encoding alanine--tRNA ligase: MDIREEFLKFFESKQHERVASAPLVPDDATLLFNNAGMVPFKTIFTGEVPVPENPRATSCQTCIRAGGKHNDLENVGHTARHHTFFEMLGNFSFGDYFKEEAIAYGWEFITEVLELPVEKLWVTVHESDDEAEEIWQKYVSKDRIMRLGDKDNFWAMGDTGPCGPCSEIFYDQGEEHFNGPEDYMGGDGDRFLEIWNLVFMQFEVKTPGGERIPLAKPSIDTGMGLERVVAIKEGALSNYGSSLFMPLIRKVEELIGNEYEYATGASYRVIADHIRTTVFLLSQGVNFSNEGRGYVLRRILRRAVRHGYLLGFREPFMYKVVDTLVSLMKGQYDYLEAKAEVVKEQIELEEARFFKTIENGIALFEKELENTKDVFSGEVAFKLYDTFGFPLDLTEDMLREKGLGLDTEKFETLMNEQKQLGKANWKGSGDAAAHGDFKALIEEFGENVFVGYDFTEHSGEVKALLNEEFHRVDTLKSGEKGWVFLDITPFYAESGGQCGDSGVLEEFADVTDTKKFFDLNLSAIEVKKDLSVGMVVDSHVDISRNEITKHHSATHLLHAVLYDVLGEHISQAGSLVEADRLRFDFSHPKAVEHNELAEIEQRVNALISRGIERKTEVLPIEEAKNSGAKSQFGEKYGDEVRVVSFEKASVEFCGGVHVDNTANIGSFIITKESGVSAGVRRIEAVCGKAAYDYFCEQRMLLKRVEMEVKNLDVLAGINRLKSNIEELKLEVKEAQEAAKVEIKADEINGVTVIVDELPSGDIKEKIDELKNQHDKVAAMLFQVKGDKVLIAAGIKDCSAKAGDWIKQIAPILGGGGGGRPDFAQAGGKDTTKVPEAKEASLKYIQEVLG; this comes from the coding sequence ATGGATATTAGAGAAGAGTTTCTTAAATTTTTTGAATCGAAACAACACGAAAGAGTAGCTTCTGCACCATTAGTTCCGGATGATGCGACGCTGCTTTTTAACAATGCCGGAATGGTGCCGTTTAAAACGATTTTCACAGGAGAGGTTCCCGTTCCAGAAAATCCGCGTGCTACATCATGTCAGACATGTATCCGTGCAGGTGGTAAACACAACGATTTAGAAAACGTAGGACATACTGCAAGACACCATACGTTTTTTGAGATGTTGGGGAACTTTAGCTTCGGTGATTATTTCAAAGAGGAAGCTATTGCATACGGTTGGGAGTTCATTACAGAAGTTTTAGAACTGCCTGTGGAAAAGTTATGGGTTACTGTACACGAAAGTGATGATGAAGCTGAAGAAATTTGGCAGAAATACGTATCAAAAGATCGTATTATGCGTCTTGGTGACAAAGATAACTTTTGGGCAATGGGTGACACTGGACCATGTGGACCGTGTAGTGAGATTTTTTACGATCAGGGTGAAGAGCATTTTAATGGACCTGAAGACTACATGGGTGGAGACGGTGATAGATTTTTAGAGATCTGGAATCTGGTTTTCATGCAGTTTGAAGTGAAAACTCCAGGCGGAGAAAGAATTCCATTAGCAAAACCTTCAATTGATACGGGTATGGGATTAGAACGTGTTGTTGCAATTAAAGAGGGTGCTCTTAGTAACTACGGTTCAAGCTTGTTCATGCCGTTAATCAGAAAAGTTGAAGAGCTTATCGGTAACGAATACGAGTATGCTACGGGAGCAAGTTATCGTGTTATTGCTGACCATATCAGAACAACTGTATTTTTACTTTCTCAAGGTGTGAATTTCTCAAACGAAGGGCGTGGATATGTACTTCGTCGTATCCTTCGTCGTGCTGTGAGACACGGGTATCTTTTAGGCTTTAGAGAGCCATTTATGTACAAAGTTGTAGATACTCTAGTAAGCCTAATGAAAGGACAATATGACTATTTAGAGGCAAAAGCTGAAGTTGTAAAAGAGCAGATTGAACTAGAAGAAGCAAGATTCTTTAAAACTATCGAAAACGGTATTGCATTGTTTGAAAAAGAACTTGAAAATACAAAAGATGTATTCTCAGGTGAAGTTGCATTTAAACTTTACGATACTTTCGGTTTCCCGTTAGACTTAACTGAAGATATGCTTCGTGAAAAAGGTTTAGGTCTAGATACTGAGAAGTTCGAAACACTTATGAATGAGCAAAAACAACTTGGAAAAGCTAACTGGAAAGGGAGTGGTGACGCTGCTGCTCACGGTGACTTTAAAGCACTGATCGAAGAATTCGGTGAGAATGTTTTTGTTGGTTACGATTTCACAGAACACTCAGGTGAAGTAAAAGCTCTTTTAAATGAAGAGTTCCATAGAGTTGATACACTGAAATCTGGTGAGAAAGGATGGGTGTTTTTAGATATCACACCTTTTTATGCTGAGAGTGGTGGACAATGTGGAGATAGCGGTGTACTTGAAGAGTTTGCTGATGTAACAGATACGAAAAAATTCTTTGACTTAAACCTTTCTGCAATCGAAGTGAAAAAAGATCTAAGCGTAGGAATGGTAGTTGATTCTCATGTAGATATTTCAAGAAATGAGATCACAAAACATCACTCTGCAACACACTTGCTTCATGCAGTACTTTATGATGTACTCGGTGAGCATATCTCTCAAGCGGGTTCACTTGTTGAAGCTGATCGTTTACGTTTTGACTTCTCACATCCAAAAGCGGTTGAGCACAATGAGCTAGCAGAGATCGAGCAACGTGTAAATGCACTTATTTCACGTGGAATTGAAAGAAAAACAGAAGTTTTACCGATTGAGGAAGCAAAAAATTCTGGTGCAAAAAGCCAGTTCGGTGAGAAATACGGCGATGAAGTAAGAGTTGTTAGCTTTGAGAAAGCTAGTGTTGAGTTCTGTGGGGGTGTTCACGTTGACAATACTGCAAATATCGGAAGCTTTATTATTACAAAAGAGAGCGGTGTAAGTGCAGGTGTAAGACGTATTGAAGCAGTATGTGGTAAAGCTGCGTACGATTACTTCTGTGAGCAAAGAATGCTACTTAAACGTGTAGAGATGGAAGTAAAAAATCTTGATGTTCTCGCTGGTATTAACAGACTTAAATCTAATATTGAAGAGTTGAAGCTTGAAGTAAAAGAAGCACAAGAAGCTGCAAAAGTTGAGATTAAAGCAGATGAGATTAACGGTGTGACTGTTATTGTTGATGAGCTTCCAAGTGGTGATATCAAAGAGAAAATTGATGAACTGAAAAATCAACACGACAAAGTAGCGGCAATGCTTTTCCAAGTAAAAGGGGACAAAGTATTAATTGCAGCTGGTATCAAAGATTGTAGTGCTAAAGCAGGTGACTGGATTAAACAAATCGCTCCGATTTTAGGCGGTGGCGGTGGTGGTCGCCCTGACTTTGCACAAGCGGGTGGAAAAGATACGACAAAAGTACCTGAAGCTAAAGAAGCATCACTTAAATATATTCAAGAGGTATTAGGGTAA
- the maf gene encoding septum formation inhibitor Maf, with amino-acid sequence MPIRLASSSETRALLLRNAGIDFIQESVEFDEETIVATSPKNFVYQATLGKYEANYKAFGIEDYPLLVADTVVTSQNQILRKAKCVDDARNILMTQSGNITSIITCLIYHSTKQKIIDISKTDYIFADFNQDALDAYLQSGEWRGKAGACMVEGFCKSYIKEVRGYESTAMGLSVEVLKRFI; translated from the coding sequence ATGCCTATTAGACTTGCTTCTTCATCTGAAACTCGTGCACTACTGTTAAGAAACGCAGGGATAGATTTTATCCAAGAGAGTGTAGAATTCGATGAAGAAACTATTGTCGCAACTTCTCCAAAAAACTTTGTGTATCAGGCAACTTTAGGAAAATATGAAGCAAATTATAAAGCTTTCGGGATAGAAGATTATCCCCTTTTAGTTGCTGATACGGTTGTAACTTCTCAAAATCAAATTCTTAGAAAAGCAAAGTGTGTTGATGATGCCCGTAATATTTTAATGACACAAAGCGGAAATATTACGAGTATCATTACCTGTCTTATTTATCATTCAACAAAGCAAAAAATCATAGATATCTCAAAAACAGACTATATCTTTGCAGATTTTAATCAAGATGCTTTAGATGCATACCTTCAAAGTGGAGAATGGCGTGGTAAAGCCGGTGCTTGTATGGTTGAAGGTTTTTGTAAATCGTATATAAAAGAAGTACGTGGATATGAGAGTACGGCTATGGGACTAAGTGTAGAAGTACTCAAGAGGTTTATATAA
- a CDS encoding diguanylate cyclase translates to MKSRVAQMIYEKQKATTAIGLVLVQDKHLIQEIKNRTVKDTFYKELVARLRKDTEYKNIWVHIVDKDLNSIYRSWTKKKGDNLKHARPDLLKVLNTKDVTNTLSSGKFSVTIKASIPVIEDGKVVGILELISHFNSIAVTLEKFHIDSVVVLNKHYTQNLQYPFTEKFIDGYYVANFAAPQEKLEYLQKHGIENYFKSGYIIENGQIITNYPLVSYNGKTLGYYIMFKSLANVSKTDEDFFLFKWLAIGFIFILILAGIVNMVLLYIMAKQKAYVKNIIDSSTNIVIINDKKSILDVNQSFFKYFNKEKNLDDFRKKYACVCDLFSNEEGYVHKETEGMLWIDYILANRDKMHKVKINYDDKIYYFTVGVSLIAPEQHYYSAVFTDVTKEEMYKLELEKLTITDSLTNIGNRRFYNTKIEESISLAKRYKFPLSVIMADIDHFKNVNDQYGHGVGDNVLIEYTKLIVTMIREADIFCRLGGEEFIIIVPYADCNKAEKLAEKIRKRVAEHKVVLPITMSFGVTEYVQGEDADHILTRVDEALYKAKSNGRNQVVCK, encoded by the coding sequence ATGAAGTCTCGTGTCGCTCAAATGATATATGAAAAACAAAAAGCGACTACAGCAATTGGTCTGGTACTTGTACAAGATAAACATTTGATTCAAGAGATCAAAAACAGAACAGTGAAAGATACTTTTTATAAGGAACTAGTGGCAAGACTGAGAAAAGACACTGAATATAAAAATATCTGGGTACATATTGTCGATAAAGATCTAAATTCTATCTATAGAAGTTGGACTAAGAAAAAAGGTGACAATTTAAAACATGCCCGACCTGATTTGCTGAAAGTTTTAAACACAAAAGATGTAACAAACACACTCAGCTCAGGAAAATTTTCCGTTACTATTAAAGCTTCAATACCTGTAATAGAAGATGGAAAAGTAGTAGGTATTTTAGAACTTATTTCACATTTTAATTCTATAGCTGTTACATTAGAAAAATTTCATATAGATTCGGTTGTAGTTCTCAATAAACACTATACGCAAAACCTGCAGTACCCTTTCACCGAAAAGTTTATAGACGGTTATTATGTAGCAAACTTTGCTGCTCCTCAGGAGAAGTTAGAGTATCTTCAAAAACATGGTATTGAGAACTATTTTAAATCAGGCTATATAATTGAAAACGGGCAAATAATAACAAACTATCCGCTTGTTTCTTATAATGGGAAAACTTTAGGGTATTACATCATGTTCAAGTCTTTGGCAAATGTATCAAAAACTGATGAGGATTTTTTTCTTTTTAAATGGCTGGCAATAGGGTTTATTTTCATTCTGATTTTAGCAGGTATCGTAAATATGGTATTGTTATATATCATGGCGAAACAAAAAGCATATGTCAAAAATATTATAGATTCCTCTACAAATATTGTAATTATTAACGATAAGAAGTCAATATTAGATGTGAATCAATCTTTTTTCAAGTACTTTAACAAAGAAAAAAATCTGGATGATTTTAGAAAAAAATATGCTTGCGTATGTGACTTGTTCAGTAATGAAGAGGGGTATGTTCATAAAGAAACGGAAGGGATGTTGTGGATTGATTATATCCTTGCAAACCGCGACAAAATGCATAAGGTAAAAATAAACTATGATGACAAGATTTACTATTTTACTGTAGGTGTGTCATTAATTGCTCCAGAGCAACATTATTATAGTGCTGTCTTTACCGATGTAACAAAAGAGGAGATGTACAAGCTTGAACTTGAGAAGCTTACGATTACCGATTCGCTTACAAATATAGGTAACAGACGTTTTTACAATACAAAAATAGAAGAAAGCATCTCTCTTGCTAAACGTTATAAATTTCCATTGTCTGTCATTATGGCTGATATCGACCATTTCAAAAACGTGAATGACCAGTATGGACACGGAGTGGGTGACAATGTTCTTATTGAGTACACAAAATTAATTGTTACTATGATTAGAGAGGCGGATATATTCTGTCGACTCGGCGGTGAAGAGTTTATTATTATTGTTCCGTATGCAGATTGCAATAAGGCAGAAAAACTGGCAGAGAAAATTAGAAAACGTGTTGCGGAACATAAGGTTGTTTTACCTATTACAATGAGTTTCGGGGTAACGGAATATGTACAGGGTGAAGATGCCGATCACATTTTAACAAGAGTTGACGAGGCCTTGTATAAAGCAAAATCAAACGGTAGAAATCAAGTAGTCTGTAAATGA
- a CDS encoding pyridoxal phosphate-dependent aminotransferase family protein produces MNFYENELKALKRSGRYRTREVLNYQFKDFASNDYLGLAHKKKLHRETCEVMENLDVNSSKASLLVNGYHQIHKDFEDKLCEVNGFEAAVVVGSGFNANIALIESLVRKGDMLFMDELYHASGVLATNLEDVNVTFFKHNDMAELEGLLKNSTAKRNIVAVEGIYSMDGDLCPKEVFSLCDQYNAVLIVDEAHSSGVVGENLMGVYDLYDIDIKSNHIKMGTLGKAYGSFGAYILSSAHINEYLINRAKPLIYATSLSLYDTLLGHYALRYILENKEELKEEIQKRQAIVKEILNIEIDGLILPVVIGDNRKVIEIKDKLLAQGYSIGAIRQPTVERAILRVIARLGESTKDLQKVCTMIQSEVSCEN; encoded by the coding sequence ATGAATTTCTATGAAAATGAACTCAAAGCCCTGAAACGCTCAGGACGTTACAGAACACGTGAAGTTTTAAACTATCAGTTTAAAGATTTTGCCTCAAACGATTATCTCGGACTTGCACATAAGAAAAAGCTCCATCGAGAGACATGTGAAGTTATGGAAAACTTAGATGTTAACAGTTCAAAAGCCTCTTTACTGGTTAACGGTTATCACCAAATACATAAAGATTTTGAAGATAAGTTATGTGAAGTAAACGGGTTTGAAGCTGCAGTTGTAGTAGGCAGCGGCTTTAATGCCAACATAGCTTTAATCGAGTCTTTAGTGCGTAAAGGGGATATGCTCTTTATGGATGAGTTGTACCATGCTTCGGGAGTATTGGCAACAAATTTGGAAGATGTTAATGTTACTTTTTTCAAACACAACGATATGGCAGAGCTCGAAGGATTACTAAAAAATTCAACGGCAAAAAGAAATATCGTCGCAGTTGAAGGGATCTACTCAATGGATGGTGATCTGTGTCCAAAAGAGGTTTTTTCACTTTGCGATCAATATAATGCAGTTTTAATAGTGGATGAAGCACATAGCAGCGGAGTTGTTGGTGAGAATTTAATGGGTGTGTATGATCTTTATGATATCGACATTAAATCAAACCACATCAAAATGGGAACTTTAGGCAAAGCGTACGGAAGTTTCGGTGCGTATATTTTATCTTCTGCACATATTAACGAGTATCTTATCAACCGTGCAAAGCCGCTTATATACGCAACATCTCTCTCTTTATACGATACGCTTTTAGGTCATTATGCCTTAAGATATATACTTGAGAATAAAGAGGAACTAAAAGAGGAAATTCAAAAGCGTCAAGCTATCGTAAAAGAGATATTAAATATTGAAATTGACGGTTTGATCCTCCCTGTTGTTATAGGTGATAACCGTAAAGTAATCGAGATTAAGGATAAACTTTTAGCACAAGGCTACAGCATAGGTGCAATTCGCCAGCCGACTGTAGAGCGTGCAATCCTTAGAGTGATTGCAAGGTTAGGTGAAAGTACTAAAGATTTACAAAAAGTTTGTACAATGATCCAATCCGAGGTGTCTTGTGAAAATTAA
- a CDS encoding ATP-binding cassette domain-containing protein — protein sequence MKIKKLSIDYQDKKLVDISFEVNKSLALVGQSGSGKSLTLKALLELLPNGMQSKIEIDSDVKIGRSGDVALVVQNPFTALSPLTKIKKQFFAPKERIEQLFNELGLDLALLERFPPELSGGQLQRVVIAIAISQKPKLLLLDEPTTALDPQTRISIIELLKELQEKENFKMLFVTHDIASAQSLCEDICVIKLGKLVECGKMTNVVNNPQNEYTKTLIEANFANREYRK from the coding sequence GTGAAAATTAAAAAACTCAGTATTGATTATCAAGACAAAAAGTTGGTTGATATTTCATTTGAAGTAAACAAATCATTGGCACTTGTTGGTCAAAGCGGAAGCGGAAAAAGTTTAACACTAAAAGCTCTTTTAGAACTTTTGCCAAACGGAATGCAATCTAAAATTGAAATAGACAGTGATGTAAAGATTGGAAGAAGCGGTGATGTCGCTTTAGTTGTACAAAATCCTTTTACGGCACTCTCACCTCTGACAAAAATAAAAAAACAGTTTTTTGCTCCTAAGGAGAGGATAGAGCAGCTTTTTAATGAGCTTGGACTTGATTTGGCTTTATTGGAAAGATTTCCTCCGGAACTTTCAGGCGGGCAGCTGCAACGTGTAGTAATTGCTATTGCTATTAGTCAAAAGCCTAAACTTTTACTATTGGATGAACCGACGACTGCACTTGATCCACAGACAAGAATTTCTATAATTGAACTTCTAAAAGAGTTACAGGAAAAAGAGAATTTTAAAATGTTATTTGTAACTCATGATATCGCTTCAGCTCAGAGTTTATGTGAAGATATATGTGTGATCAAGTTGGGGAAATTGGTTGAATGTGGTAAAATGACCAATGTAGTTAACAATCCTCAAAATGAATATACAAAAACATTAATTGAAGCAAATTTTGCAAACAGGGAATACAGAAAATGA
- a CDS encoding PBP1A family penicillin-binding protein: protein MIKKIIITLFILGFLSPFLVFGYYYIKFNYDVSELVDYKPAQTTRIYDKDGEKIANIFDEKHRYYASFEEIPPRVIEALVAIEDTTFFEHPGVNIDAIFRAAIKVLKAGHAVEGASTITQQLVKNVLLTREKKLSRKIKEAIYAIKIEKLLTKEQILERYLNEIYFGHGYYGIKTAADGYFHKKLSELTLKEIAILVGLPKAPSSYAPTKNYEISMGRGNRVITRMHVLGWIDDETYEKALAENPVVYDDTLTQNKAPFIVDEVARRMRDLGITDLRTGGYEIHTTIDLKLQNAAKESLTYAYDQFLQRVDKYKENEEKYPPQQKEGEDHLLLAKDINISKVNGAIVSIEPSSGDILALVGSVDYTVSSYNRATQGRRQPGSAFKPFIYQVALNLGYSGVTQLVDIAKTYDYEKDGEEMKWQPNNYEKNYKGLIPLREALIHSRNLATINLVNDIGLPQLISELKKFNIENLPNDLSISLGTMSISPLQLAQYYTSFSNYGTQVNTHLISSIYKNEEKIYQKEDKREVVSPATQAFIMTTILRDVVQHGTGRGARVKGIELAGKTGTTNNNMDGWFAGYSPTIETVVWFGNDDNTPMYRRETGGRIAAPGFRYFFGKVLELYPQIKREFDMPEGVREVTIDGKKEYFSEISKPPTTENHSDAAEELLF, encoded by the coding sequence ATGATAAAAAAGATAATAATTACACTTTTTATTTTAGGGTTTTTATCACCGTTTTTAGTATTTGGTTATTACTATATTAAATTTAACTACGATGTATCTGAACTGGTAGATTATAAACCTGCACAAACAACAAGAATTTACGATAAAGACGGTGAAAAAATAGCAAATATATTTGATGAAAAACACCGTTACTATGCATCGTTTGAAGAGATTCCTCCACGCGTTATAGAAGCACTGGTAGCTATTGAAGATACAACTTTTTTTGAACATCCCGGAGTGAATATAGATGCAATTTTTCGTGCAGCCATAAAAGTACTCAAAGCAGGGCATGCAGTAGAAGGTGCTAGTACTATCACGCAGCAATTGGTAAAAAATGTTCTTTTAACACGTGAGAAAAAACTCTCTCGTAAGATTAAAGAAGCTATCTATGCAATAAAAATAGAAAAACTTTTAACTAAAGAGCAGATTTTAGAAAGGTATCTTAATGAGATCTATTTTGGACACGGTTATTATGGAATTAAAACAGCAGCTGACGGCTATTTTCATAAAAAACTGAGTGAGTTAACTCTCAAAGAGATTGCTATTCTTGTAGGGCTTCCAAAAGCACCTTCATCGTATGCTCCGACAAAAAACTATGAGATCTCAATGGGACGTGGAAACAGAGTTATAACAAGAATGCATGTCCTTGGGTGGATTGATGATGAAACATATGAAAAAGCACTTGCAGAAAATCCGGTTGTTTATGATGATACACTTACACAAAACAAAGCACCTTTTATAGTTGACGAAGTTGCACGTCGTATGCGTGATTTAGGGATAACAGATTTAAGAACAGGTGGATATGAAATTCATACGACAATCGATCTTAAACTTCAAAATGCGGCAAAAGAGTCGTTGACATATGCATATGATCAGTTTTTACAAAGAGTTGATAAGTATAAAGAAAATGAAGAAAAATACCCTCCTCAACAAAAAGAGGGGGAAGATCATCTTTTATTGGCAAAAGATATAAATATTTCAAAAGTGAATGGGGCAATTGTTTCAATTGAACCAAGCAGTGGAGATATTTTGGCACTTGTAGGTTCTGTAGATTATACTGTATCTTCTTACAACCGTGCAACACAAGGACGCCGTCAACCGGGTTCTGCTTTTAAACCGTTTATATATCAAGTGGCATTAAACCTTGGATATTCTGGTGTTACACAATTAGTAGATATTGCAAAAACATATGACTATGAAAAAGATGGCGAAGAGATGAAGTGGCAGCCAAACAATTATGAGAAAAACTATAAAGGACTTATCCCTTTAAGAGAAGCACTAATTCACTCAAGAAACTTGGCAACTATCAATCTTGTAAACGATATAGGATTGCCTCAGTTAATCTCAGAACTAAAAAAGTTTAATATAGAAAATCTACCGAATGATCTTTCTATTTCTTTGGGAACAATGTCTATTTCACCTCTGCAGCTGGCACAATATTATACATCGTTTTCAAATTACGGTACACAAGTAAATACTCACCTCATTTCGTCAATTTACAAAAATGAGGAAAAAATTTACCAAAAAGAAGATAAAAGAGAAGTGGTATCGCCTGCTACTCAAGCTTTTATAATGACAACGATTTTAAGAGATGTCGTACAACATGGTACTGGTAGAGGTGCAAGAGTAAAAGGTATTGAATTAGCAGGAAAAACTGGAACTACAAATAACAATATGGATGGTTGGTTTGCCGGATATTCTCCAACTATTGAAACTGTTGTATGGTTTGGAAATGATGACAATACCCCAATGTATAGAAGAGAAACGGGTGGTAGAATTGCGGCTCCTGGATTTAGATACTTTTTTGGAAAAGTTTTAGAACTTTACCCACAGATTAAAAGAGAATTTGATATGCCTGAAGGTGTTAGAGAAGTAACAATTGATGGTAAAAAAGAGTATTTCAGTGAGATCTCAAAACCACCGACAACTGAAAATCATTCAGATGCCGCAGAGGAATTATTATTTTGA